The following are from one region of the Actinomycetota bacterium genome:
- a CDS encoding Glu/Leu/Phe/Val dehydrogenase yields the protein MGAFESVRGFYQRAADRLKLEPSLREILARPQQELSVQIRVPLDDGTIALYQGYRVQYNGARGPYKGGIRFHPRVTLDEIRSFAALMTWKTALLGLPFGGGKGGVRVDPKLMSETELERLSRRFMDAVGLLVGPTRDVMAPDVNTDARVMGWMFDEFARRVGHFPEVITGKPLALGGSLGRDAATGRGALVCLNHIVHARGLRREDVRLAIQGYGNAGSWLARLADELGYRVVAVSDSKGAVTNQGGLEPHMVQAHKRETGSVVDFYGGETIDGDDMVAAEADVFVPAALEESIRADNVDRVHAKLVLEVANHPVTPDADRTLAERGVTVVPDILSSAGGVVVSYLEWAQNMQHEQWREKRVNDRLAEMMRDATETVLFRAERDDISLRDAAYEISVARVAEAEQARGYL from the coding sequence GTGGGCGCGTTCGAGTCCGTCCGGGGCTTCTACCAGCGGGCTGCCGACCGGCTGAAGCTGGAGCCGTCGCTGCGCGAGATCCTGGCCCGGCCCCAGCAGGAGCTGTCGGTGCAGATCCGGGTTCCCCTGGACGACGGGACCATCGCCCTCTACCAGGGCTATCGCGTCCAGTACAACGGGGCCCGGGGACCGTACAAGGGGGGCATCCGGTTCCACCCCCGCGTGACGCTCGACGAGATCCGCTCGTTCGCCGCGTTGATGACGTGGAAGACGGCGCTGCTGGGCCTGCCGTTCGGTGGGGGCAAGGGCGGGGTCCGGGTCGATCCCAAGCTCATGTCCGAAACGGAGCTGGAGCGGCTGTCCCGGCGGTTCATGGACGCGGTGGGACTGCTGGTCGGCCCGACGCGTGACGTCATGGCCCCCGACGTGAACACCGACGCCCGCGTCATGGGGTGGATGTTCGACGAGTTCGCCCGGCGGGTCGGCCACTTCCCCGAGGTCATCACGGGCAAGCCGCTCGCGCTGGGGGGCTCGCTCGGCCGCGACGCCGCCACCGGCCGGGGCGCCCTGGTGTGCCTGAACCACATCGTGCACGCGCGCGGGCTGCGGCGAGAGGACGTGCGGCTGGCCATCCAGGGCTACGGCAACGCCGGATCGTGGCTGGCCAGACTGGCCGACGAGCTGGGGTACCGGGTGGTGGCCGTGTCCGACAGCAAGGGCGCCGTGACGAACCAGGGCGGGCTGGAGCCGCACATGGTGCAGGCCCACAAGCGCGAGACAGGGAGCGTTGTGGACTTCTACGGGGGCGAGACCATCGACGGCGACGACATGGTGGCCGCCGAGGCGGACGTGTTCGTGCCGGCTGCCCTCGAGGAGTCCATCCGGGCCGACAACGTGGACCGGGTCCACGCGAAGCTCGTGCTGGAGGTGGCCAACCACCCGGTGACGCCCGACGCCGACCGGACCCTGGCCGAGCGGGGGGTCACGGTGGTACCGGACATCCTCTCCTCGGCGGGCGGCGTGGTGGTCTCCTACCTGGAGTGGGCCCAGAACATGCAGCACGAGCAGTGGAGGGAGAAGCGGGTCAACGACCGCCTGGCCGAGATGATGCGCGACGCCACCGAGACGGTGCTGTTCCGGGCGGAGCGCGACGACATCAGCCTGCGCGACGCCGCCTACGAGATCTCGGTGGCCCGGGTGGCGGAGGCGGAGCAAGCCCGAGGCTACCTGTAG
- a CDS encoding DedA family protein, with product MIAAILQDLVRWVGPVFAVAGYPIVGGAVLMERSVFIGLIVPGDVILALGGIYAARGDLSLPWVIVIGILAAVTGESIGFWLGRRYGRRLVHRLPLVNRLEGRLDAAEEYFRKHGGKTVAIGRYATAAGAFVPFVAGLSRMRYRRFLAFDVPAIVVWAAGIVLLGYFLEGELDLVDRILSRFGWVMLGLLVGIVGGRFVYRRWRERKENRRASASK from the coding sequence ATGATCGCCGCCATCCTCCAGGACCTCGTGCGGTGGGTCGGGCCGGTGTTCGCGGTGGCCGGCTACCCCATCGTGGGCGGGGCGGTGCTGATGGAGCGGTCGGTGTTCATCGGCCTGATCGTGCCGGGCGACGTCATCCTGGCCCTGGGAGGCATCTACGCCGCTCGCGGCGACCTCTCCCTGCCCTGGGTGATCGTGATCGGGATCCTCGCCGCCGTGACCGGCGAGTCCATCGGCTTCTGGCTGGGGCGGCGGTACGGGCGCCGGCTGGTCCATCGCCTGCCCCTGGTCAACCGGCTGGAGGGAAGGCTCGACGCCGCCGAGGAGTACTTCCGCAAGCACGGCGGCAAGACCGTGGCCATCGGCCGGTACGCCACGGCCGCCGGCGCGTTCGTGCCGTTCGTGGCCGGCCTCAGCCGGATGCGCTACCGGCGCTTCCTGGCGTTCGACGTCCCGGCCATCGTGGTGTGGGCCGCCGGCATCGTGCTGCTCGGCTACTTCCTGGAAGGCGAGCTGGACCTGGTGGACCGGATCCTGTCGCGGTTCGGGTGGGTCATGCTGGGGCTGCTGGTGGGCATCGTGGGCGGACGGTTCGTGTACCGGCGGTGGCGCGAAAGGAAGGAGAACCGGCGGGCGTCAGCCTCCAAGTGA
- a CDS encoding S53 family peptidase, whose translation MRARSVVAAVLALALAVLLAASCSGGAGGRSGLVAGTPSPYGRYVGPSDPAGRVSFSLVLRLPHQAALDRFLSSVSDPSSPAYGRYLDARAFGRRFGLSGAQIGRLEAELTGQGLRVTGLFPQRTSLGVEGPVGAVERLLRVRLGDFQGRGGRRFHAPLSTPVVPAALRGLVAAVAGLNTGPVPASADVPEGGLRPTDAARAYDVTPLHDRGIQGQGQAIAIVSFASFRDQDVRAFADREGLPPRPPEHVPVDGGSTETTGQGSQEVNLDLDVVRGMAPQAQVLDYEAPLTSVHSFAQGTADVINRIVADGRAHIVSMSWGLCDVPRLADGTPWLSAGDRLAGERALQAAVAAGITVFVASGDTGAFGCQRFDLTDTRPVPLWPGDSPNVVSVGGTLLSIRQNGSYLEETGWEDILSGSGTGGGVNPVDPLPSFQRGVADAAQNPRGHRQVPDVAAAADPDSGFLTIFPDPKTKRTVAGVVGGTSAATPFWASSMLLIQQFAQQQGAGALGFVDPLLYRLAASTPSAFHDVTIGGNRLESCGPGWDFATGLGSPDVFALAKAMLASLGG comes from the coding sequence GTGAGGGCGAGATCCGTCGTCGCAGCGGTCCTGGCCCTGGCCCTGGCGGTGCTCCTGGCGGCGTCATGCTCGGGCGGAGCCGGCGGTCGCTCCGGGTTGGTCGCCGGGACGCCTTCGCCCTACGGCCGCTACGTCGGCCCCAGCGACCCCGCCGGTCGGGTGTCGTTCTCCCTGGTCCTGCGGCTGCCCCACCAGGCCGCCCTCGACCGGTTCCTGAGCTCGGTCTCCGATCCGTCCTCGCCCGCATACGGCCGCTACCTGGACGCCCGCGCGTTCGGGCGGCGGTTCGGGCTGTCCGGCGCGCAGATCGGACGCCTGGAAGCCGAGCTCACCGGCCAGGGCCTCCGGGTCACCGGCCTGTTCCCCCAGCGGACGTCGCTGGGGGTGGAGGGCCCGGTGGGCGCCGTCGAGCGCCTGCTGCGGGTCCGTCTCGGCGACTTCCAGGGCCGGGGCGGGCGTCGGTTCCACGCGCCGCTTTCCACCCCCGTGGTCCCGGCGGCGCTGCGCGGCCTCGTGGCGGCCGTGGCCGGTTTGAACACGGGGCCCGTTCCCGCCTCCGCGGACGTCCCCGAGGGCGGCCTCCGGCCCACCGATGCCGCCCGGGCCTACGACGTCACGCCCCTGCACGACCGCGGGATCCAGGGCCAGGGCCAGGCCATCGCCATCGTGTCGTTCGCCTCGTTCCGGGACCAGGACGTCCGGGCGTTCGCGGACCGGGAGGGCCTCCCGCCGCGCCCGCCGGAGCACGTGCCGGTGGACGGCGGCTCCACCGAGACCACCGGCCAGGGCTCCCAGGAGGTCAACCTGGACCTCGACGTGGTGCGGGGCATGGCGCCGCAGGCCCAGGTCCTCGACTACGAGGCCCCGCTCACGTCGGTGCACTCGTTCGCCCAGGGGACCGCCGATGTGATCAACCGGATCGTGGCGGACGGGCGGGCCCACATCGTCTCGATGAGCTGGGGGCTGTGCGATGTGCCGCGGCTGGCGGACGGGACCCCGTGGCTCTCGGCCGGTGATCGCCTGGCCGGCGAGCGCGCGCTCCAGGCGGCGGTGGCGGCTGGGATCACGGTGTTCGTGGCCTCGGGGGACACGGGCGCGTTCGGCTGCCAGCGCTTCGATCTCACCGACACGCGTCCCGTTCCGCTGTGGCCCGGCGACAGCCCCAACGTGGTCTCGGTGGGTGGGACGCTGCTGTCCATCCGCCAGAACGGCTCCTACTTGGAGGAGACGGGATGGGAGGACATCCTGTCCGGCTCGGGAACGGGCGGTGGGGTGAACCCGGTCGACCCGCTCCCGTCGTTCCAGCGGGGGGTGGCCGACGCCGCTCAGAACCCGAGGGGCCACCGTCAGGTGCCCGACGTCGCGGCGGCGGCCGACCCGGATTCCGGGTTCCTCACGATCTTCCCGGACCCGAAGACGAAGCGGACCGTCGCGGGCGTGGTGGGGGGAACCAGCGCCGCCACGCCGTTCTGGGCGTCCTCGATGCTGCTGATCCAGCAGTTCGCCCAGCAGCAGGGGGCGGGAGCCCTGGGGTTCGTGGATCCGCTGCTGTACCGGCTGGCCGCCTCAACCCCTTCGGCCTTCCACGACGTGACCATCGGAGGCAACCGCCTGGAGTCGTGCGGTCCGGGGTGGGACTTCGCGACGGGCCTGGGCTCCCCCGACGTGTTCGCGCTGGCGAAGGCGATGCTCGCCTCACTTGGAGGCTGA